The proteins below come from a single Jaculus jaculus isolate mJacJac1 chromosome 12, mJacJac1.mat.Y.cur, whole genome shotgun sequence genomic window:
- the Lox gene encoding protein-lysine 6-oxidase — protein sequence MRFAWTVLLLGPLQLCRLVRGAPPPSGPPPSPREPPAAPGAWRQTIQWENNGQVFSLLSLGAQYQPQRRRDPSATAPGAPRARAPAPRPRSPVLLLRDNRTAPGRARPWLPAGSSAAGARGAGNRTAAAAAATGPRTRGGAAPPPPPPPGLADRMVGDDPYNPYKYSDDNPYYNYYDTYERPRPGSRYRPGYGTGYFQYGLPDLVPDPYYIQASTYVQKMSMYNLRCAAEENCLASSAYRADVRDYDHRVLLRFPQRVKNQGTSDFLPSRPRYSWEWHSCHQHYHSMDEFSHYDLLDANTQRRVAEGHKASFCLEDTSCDYGYHRRFACTAHTQGLSPGCYDTYAADIDCQWIDITDVQPGNYILKVSVNPSYLVPESDYTNNVVRCDIRYTGHHAYASGCTISP from the exons ATGCGCTTCGCCTGGACGGTGCTCCTGCTGGGGCCGCTGCAGCTCTGCCGCCTGGTGCGCGGCGCCCCGCCGCCGTCGGGCCCGCCGCCGTCCCCGCGCGAGCCGCCCGCGGCCCCTGGTGCCTGGCGCCAGACAATCCAGTGGGAGAACAACGGGCAGGTGTTCAGCCTGCTGAGCCTGGGCGCGCAGTACCAGCCGCAGCGCCGACGGGACCCGAGCGCCACCGCCCCGGGCGCGCCCCGAGCCCGCGCCCCGGCCCCGCGGCCGCGCTCGCCCGTGCTGCTGCTCCGCGACAACCGCACGGCGCCCGGCCGCGCCCGGCCCTGGCTCCCGGCCGGCTCCTCGGCGGCGGGCGCCCGCGGGGCCGGGAAcaggacggcggcggcggcggcggcgacgggGCCCCGGACGCGGGGAGGagccgccccgccgccgccgccgccgccggggctGGCCGACCGCATGGTGGGCGACGACCCCTACAACCCGTACAAGTACTCCGACGACAACCCGTACTACAACTACTACGACACGTACGAGCGGCCGCGGCCCGGGAGCCGGTACCGGCCCGGCTACGGCACCGGCTACTTCCAGTACG GGCTCCCGGACCTGGTGCCGGACCCCTACTACATCCAGGCGTCCACGTACGTGCAGAAGATGTCCATGTACAACCTGCGCTGCGCCGCCGAGGAGAACTGCCTGGCCAG CTCCGCATATAGGGCAGACGTCAGAGATTATGATCACAGGGTGCTGCTGAGGTTTCCCCAAAGAGTGAAAAACCAAGGAACATCTGACTTCTTACCCAGCCGCCCAAGATACTCCTGGGAGTGGCACAGTTGTCACCA ACATTATCACAGCATGGATGAATTCAGCCACTATGACCTGCTTGATGCCAACACACAGAGGagagtggctgaaggccacaAAGCAAGTTTCTGCCTAGAGGACACGTCCTGTGACTACGGCTACCACAGGCGGTTTGCGTGCACCGCACACACACAG GGATTAAGTCCTGGTTGTTACGATACCTATGCAGCTGATATAGACTGCCAGTGGATTGACATAACAGATGTACAACCTGGAAACTACATTCTGAAG GTCAGTGTAAACCCCAGCTATCTGGTCCCTGAATCAGACTATACTAACAACGTTGTGCGCTGTGACATTCGCTACACAGGACATCACGCCTATGCCTCAGGCTGCACAATTTCTCCGTAA